The Ahaetulla prasina isolate Xishuangbanna chromosome 4, ASM2864084v1, whole genome shotgun sequence genome has a window encoding:
- the NDUFA3 gene encoding NADH dehydrogenase [ubiquinone] 1 alpha subcomplex subunit 3 isoform X1, with the protein MSPLNRMVTYVKTAWGKEPVIVSSVVIALVAVALPWVSPYSRYSALMNERMPYHYPVPVRDDGNMPDIPVHPCDKEGDQLEWLKK; encoded by the exons ATGTCTCCCTTAAACA GAATGGTAACATATGTGAAAACTGCATGGGGCAAGGAACCAGTGATTGTAAGCTCCGTAGTCATTGCACTTGTGG CTGTAGCACTGCCGTGGGTGAGCCCCTATTCCCGTTATTCCGCATTAATGAACGAGCGTATGCCATATCACTACCCAG TGCCAGTCCGAGATGATGGTAATATGCCAGATATACCCGTTCATCCCTGTGACAAGGAAGGTGATCAACTCGAGTGgttgaagaaatga
- the NDUFA3 gene encoding NADH dehydrogenase [ubiquinone] 1 alpha subcomplex subunit 3 isoform X2, with the protein MVTYVKTAWGKEPVIVSSVVIALVAVALPWVSPYSRYSALMNERMPYHYPVPVRDDGNMPDIPVHPCDKEGDQLEWLKK; encoded by the exons ATGGTAACATATGTGAAAACTGCATGGGGCAAGGAACCAGTGATTGTAAGCTCCGTAGTCATTGCACTTGTGG CTGTAGCACTGCCGTGGGTGAGCCCCTATTCCCGTTATTCCGCATTAATGAACGAGCGTATGCCATATCACTACCCAG TGCCAGTCCGAGATGATGGTAATATGCCAGATATACCCGTTCATCCCTGTGACAAGGAAGGTGATCAACTCGAGTGgttgaagaaatga